The Actinosynnema mirum DSM 43827 genomic interval GCTTTCAGGCGCTTCTGGAACGCCATCATCATCGCCGCCGTCAGCACCAGGAACGGCACGACGGCCTCGAAGACGGAGCGCGGGGTGAACAGCAGCAGGGAGCTGCCGCACAGGGCGCCCACGACGATCGTCGGCACCACCGCCAGCATCCGCCTGCCCTGGCCGACCAGGTCGGGGCGGCTCGCCACGGCGCTGGAGGCGTAGCCGGGGGCCACCGAGAGGGCGTTCGTGACGTTCGCCGCGACGCCCGGCAGACCCATGGCCACCAGCAGCGGGAACGTGATCAGCGAGCCGCCGCCCGCGATCGCGTTGATCCCGCCCGCGACCAGGCCGCCGCCGAACAGGGCGAACGCCTCCCACAGCTGCACCGCGCCTCACCCTCCGCACCGCCCCCGCCCGGCGGCGCACGAGCGCCCTGGGCGGACAAGACCGCGTTCCTCGAACGAATTCACCGCCGACCATGATGAAATGCCCGGTTCCGGAACATCAACCGGGTGTGACAGTTCTCTCCGGCAACGATTCCGACAGCACGGGTGAAAAGGCTCGCGAATATCGCACGGGTGGTCCGGGTCTCGCTTTCCGGGGTGGCGGGGCGCGCATTTCCCGACGCCCGGAGCGGTGCGCGCGGGCGTGCGGTGACGGAGCGGAGTCAGCGGTGGCGCGCACAGCAGGCAGCCTGCCCGCCCGGCGCGGCAGTCGCCATCGAACGCCGCAGCGACCACCGCGTCGCCGGTCACACAGAGGCGCAAAACTGCGGAAACATGCATAGGGGGTTGATGCGAACAGGTGGCGGGTTCGCCCGTTCGGGCCTTTGCGGACACGAAGCGTGCTGACTACGGTCCGTTGTTCACCCCGTACTTGGAGGCTCGCGACGATGTCGCCGAAGAGCGTTGGCACGATCATGAAGCACCGGCACGAGAGGGTCGTGATCCTCAAGACCGGGTTGCGCGTCCACGGCGCGGACGCCGTGACGATCGCCCGGCTCAGCACCACCCGGCCCGCCGACACCGTGCCCTGCGTGGAGGCCCGGACCTGGTACGACGGCTACTGGGTGCGGCTCGACCAGGTCAGCACGGTCAAGGCCACCGAGCTGATCAGCGCCTGGACCGGTCCCGGCAAGCTGCCCCCGGAGCCGCTGGCGTCCGCGATCGCCCGCCTGGAGGCGCAGCCGGACGCGACGGGCTGACGCGGGCTCACCCCACCGCCGCCAGGAGCAGCAGCTTCTCGTGGCTCTCGCTGCCCGGCTCGGCGGTGAACACCAGCAGCGTCTGCGCCTGCTCCGGGTCCACCAGGGTCTGGCACCGCAGCTCCAGCAGCCCCAGCTCGCGGTGCGCGAACCGCTTCACCCCCGGATACCCCTCCCCCACCCGGTGCTCGGCCCACACCCGCGCGAACTCCGGGCTCCGCGCCAGCAGCGCCTCCCGGATCTCCAGCGCCCTGGGAACCCCGGCGCCGCACGCCTGCCGGAACTGCGCCGCGTACACCCGGCTGTGCAGCGCGTGGTCCTCCTCCGGGTGAACCGCCCGGCTCGCCGGGTCGGTGAACCACCGGTAGACCGCGCTGCGCGCCAACCCGGTCCACCGCGTGTCGTCCCCCATCAGCGCGATGGCGGGCCGGGTCTGGGCGAGCGTCTCGCCCACCCGGTTGATCACCTGGGCGGGGGTGTCGGCGAGGCGGTCCAGGATGCGCATCGTGCCGGGGCTGATGTGGTCGCCGCGCGGGTGCCGCTGCGGCGCGGGGTGGCCGCCGACGCGGAACAGGTGGTCGCGCTCGTCCAGCGACAGGTGCAGCCCGCGCGCGATCCCGGCGAGCACCTGCTCGGACGGCTGCGGGCCGCGCTGCTGCTCGATCCGGCTGTAGTAGTCGGCCGAGATGCCGCTGAGCGCGGCCACCTCCTCGCGCCGCAGCCCGCCGGTGCGCCTGCGCGGCCCCCTGGGCAGGCCGACGTCCTCCGGTTGCAGCGCCTCGCGCCTGGCCCGCAGGAAGTCGGCCAGCTCGACCCGGTTCCGCATGGCGTCAGTGTCCCCGAGCCGCGAACGCCACGTCGGCCAGGTCGAGCGAGAGGTCCCACAGCCGGGCGGCGTCGGACTCGCTGCGCGCCCGCCGGTAGACCCTCTCCTCGGTGGCCGCGCCGGTCAGGTGGAACAGGCCGCGCGGGCCGTAGAAGCGCCCGCCGAGCGCGTCCGGCGACGTGGCGGCGTGCAGCGCGGGCCGCAGGCCGCCCTCGACGGTCTGCACCGGCCAGCCGAGCCGGGACAGCACCCGGAACGGGGCGTCGAACGCCGAGCGCGCGCCGCCCATCGTGGGGCCCGCCTTCTGCAGGTTCGTGGCGGTGAAGCCGGGGTGGGCGGTGTTGCTGGTGATGCCCCAGCCGTGCGCGCGGCTGCGCCGGTCCAGCTCCAGGGCGAACAGCTTGGTCGCGAGCTTGGACTGGTTGTAGGCGCCCCACGGCGAGTAGGCGCGCTCGGACTGGAGGTCGTCCCAGTTGACGCGGCCCGCCATGGAGCCGAGGGAGACCTGGGTGGTGACGCGGGCGCGGGCGGCGACGAGCAGCGGCAGGAGGCGGGCGACGAGGGCGAAGTGGCCGAGGTAGTTGGTGCCGAACTGGAGCTCGAAGCCGTCCGCCGTGGTGTGCCGGGTGGGCGGGGTCATGACGGCGGCGTTGTTGACCAGGAGGTCGATCGGGCGGCCCTCGGCGGTGAGCCGGTCGGCGAGGTCGGCGACGGAGGCCAGTGACGCGAGGTCGAGCACGCGGGTGGAGGAGGCGCCGCCGATCTTCTCCAGCGCGGCGCGGCCCTTCGCCGCGTCGCGCACCGGGATGACGACCTCCGCGCCCAGCGCCGCGAGCCTGCGGGCGAGGCCGAGTCCGATGCCGTCGCTCGCGCCGGTGACGACGGCGAGCTTGCCGGTGAGGGTGGTTTCGCTCATGGGACCGAGCCTGCCGGGCGCGGGTGGGCGGATGAAGGCACGGGTCATCAGGGGACGACCTGTCCCTGCCTGGGACGCTCACCCCGCTCAGGGGCGGTCGGCTCAGGGGCGGTCGGGACCGTGCAGGCCGAGGTGGGTCGCGCCGAAGGAGTGGTCGTACTTGACGCCGTACTTCGCGAGCCGGTCCACGCCCAGGTGCAGCAGGCCGATCGCGCCCGCGACGGTGAGCGCGGCGCTGTCCCACCAGGTGCCGGCGGCGGCCAGTGCCAGCGGGAGCGGTGCGGTGTGGGCGAGGTTGTAGCACCAGGCTCCGATCTTGGGGCCCGCGAGGTAGCCGAGCGCGGCCAGGTCGGGCGCCAGGAACAGCGCCGGGACCAGCCACCACGGCTGCCCGGTGCCCGCGAAGAGCACGAGCGCGGCGGCGGCGACGGCGAGGCCCTCGGCACGGAGCCAGGCGAGCGGGCGGCCGGTGACCACGCCGGGCGGTGGGGTGGCGGGGGCGGGGGCGGCGCTCTCGGGGACGGCGCTCCCGGGGATGGCGCTCTCGGGGATGGCGGTGGTGCTCATGGGTTTCCTCCCGGTGGCACGGCGCTCAGGCCGGTGATCAGGGTGTCGACGAGGTAGCGGTAGCTGCGGTCCACGTCGTGCGGCAGGCCGAAACCGCCCGCGGACTCCAGGGTGATGAACCCGTGCGAGGCCGACCTGAACGCGCGGGCGGCGTCGACCGGCGGGTCCGGTGGCGGGAAACCGTCGAGGCAGCGGGAGAAGAGGGCCAGCGCGGGGTCGTCGACGCCCGCGGAGCGGACGGTGGCGGCGTAGCGGCCGGGGTGGGCGCGGGCCCAGTGGCGCAGCGCGTCGGCGAGCGCGCGCAGGGCGTCCGGCCCGGAGCGCCCGGTGACGGCGCGGCGCAGGACGTCCCCGACCTCGTGGCGGGCCAGCGCGGAGACGGCGTTCTTGAGGCCCGCCAAGGATTCCACGTGCTTGTACAGCGAGGGCGCGCGCACGCCGAGGCGTTCGGCGAGCGGGCCCATGGCCAGGTGGTCGAAGCCCACCTCGTCGGCCAGCGCGGCCCCGGCCGCCACGACGGCGGCCCGGTCGAGGCGGCCCCTAGGCACGGGTGGTGACGAGGAACTCCAGCACCAGGTCCGCGACCCGCTCGGGGAACTGGACGTGCGGGTAGTGCCCGGCGCCCTCGACGACCGCCAGCCGCCCGAGCCCGGCGGGCAGGTCGGCGACGACCGCCTCGCCCTCGGCGCGCGGCGAGACCCAGTCGGGGTCCAGCTCGCCCTGCACGACCAGCACCGGGCACTTCACGTTCGCCAGCTGGGCGCCCGCGTCGGCCGGGGTGCCCTGTCCCATGGCGCGCAACGCCTTCATGCGGCCGGGCTCGTCCAGCATCGCCTTGATCTCGGCCTGGCGCGCGTCCCAGTCGGCCGGGCGGGGGCCGGGGTAGGCGAGCTCCAGGTAGCGCAGCCAGCTGCCGGTGCTGCCGAACGCGGCCATGCCGAGCAGGGCGAGCATCCCCCTGCGGTAGGCGGGGTGCGCGAGGTCGCCGAGGGAGAACGCCTGGGCGCGGGTGAACGGGGTCAGCTCGACCAGGGCGGTGACCAGCTCGGGCGCGGTGGCGGCGGCGATGGTGGCCGCGCCGCCGGAGATGGAGTGGCCGACCAGGACGGCGGGGCCGCCGAGGTGCCGGATCAGCGCGACGAGGTCGCCGGCGATCGCGGTGCGGGTGTGCTCGGGCCAGCCGGTGCTGGACTCGCCGTGGCCGCGCAGGTCGACGGTGGCGACGCGGTGGCCCGCGGCGACCAGGAGCGGGGCGAGGAAGCGGTAGGCGGCGCGGCTGTCGCCCATGCCGTGGGCGAGGACGACGAGCGGGCCGGTGTCGCCGGTGAGGTCGTAGGCGAGGGCGCCGCCGTCGAGGGTCAGGTGCTGGGTCATGGTGTCCGTCCTCCGGGGTGTTAGTTAAGTGCGTTAGCCAAAAAGCTAATGCTATTAGCCGAACTTGTCAACACCGAGTCGCACGAGCCCGCCCGCTTGCTACCGGAGGGGTCCCTCCGCTAGCTTGGGCGCGGCACACCGGAGGGGGTCCTCCGCAATCGTGGACCGCCCCTCGCCCTGCTTCGCGAAGAGGAGAGAACCCTTGCGCACCATCGGGATCATCGGCAGCGGGCGCGTCGGCGGCGCGCTCGCCCGGCTCGCCGTCGCGCACGGCCTGCGGGTCGTCGTGAGCAACTCGCGCGGCCCGGAGACCCTGGCCGACCTGGTCGCCGAACTCGGCCCCCACGCGCGGGCGGCCACGCCGGAGGAGGCCGCGCTCGCCTGCGACCTGGCGTTCGCCGCCGTGCCGGTGCGCGCCTACCGGGACCTGCCCGCGACGGCGCTGCGCGACCGGACGGTCGTCGACGCGATCAACCACGACCCGGCGCGCCACGGCCACGTCCCCGGCCTGGACGGGGCGACGACGAGCGAGCTGGTGCAGGCGCACCTGTCCGGGTCGCGGGTGGTGAAGGCGTGCAACAACATCTTCTCCGGCTCGCTGCTCGCGCTGGCCCGCCCGAGCGGCGCGCCGGACCGGTCGGCGCTGCCCGTCGCGGGCGACGACCCCGGCGCGCGGGCCGAGGTCGCGGCGTTCCTGGACGTGATCGGCTACGACGTGGTGGACGCGGGCCCGCTGGCCGAGGGCTGGCGCTGGCAGCCCGGCACGCCCGCGCACCTGGTGCACGCCGGGGCGACGGTGCACGAGGCGGTGCCCGCCGGGGTCGAGCGGGTCAGGGCCGCGCTGGCCGCAGCGACCCGGTGACGCGCGGGCTCAGCGCGCCCTGATCCCGTCCAGCGCCATGGCGAGCACCCGGTCGCGCTGCGCGTCGTCCCGGTAGTTCCCGCCGCCGACCCCGTTGACCAGCAGGCGCACGTCGTCGAAGCTCACGTCGGCGCGCGCGGCGCCTGCCCGCTGCGCGCGGTCGAGCAGCGGCTCACCGGCCCGGTGCACCCGCTCGACGTAGCCCGCGAACATCGGCGAGTCGAAGTTGAGCGCCTCGTAGAGCGCCTTCTTGGTGGCCGAGTAGGCGACGAACTGCCGCAACCACCCCACCAGCGCCTCCCACGGCTCGTGCCCGGCCAGCTCGTCGGCGACGCGGGCGAGCGCGTCCACCTCGTCGGCGTAGACGGTCTCGAACAGCACCTGCCGGGTCGGGAAGTTGCGGTAGAGCGTGCCGATGCCGACCCCGGCCCGCCGCGCGACCTCTTCCAGGGACCCGCCGACGCCGTGCGCGGCGAACACCTCGCGGGCGGCGACGAGGAGGGCGTCGAAGTTGCGCCTGCCGACCGCGCGCTGCGGGCGGCGCGCGACCTGCGGGGACGCGTCCGGCGGGGGCACCGGGCCAGTGTACGGGCCGGGTCTCGCCGGGCGGTCCCCCGCCGCGCGCGCCGGAGTGCCGCGGTGCGGCCCCAGGAGGGAACCGCACCACGGCAGCACGCGGACCGGGGACAGGTCACCAGGCGCCGATCTTCACCTGCCCGGTGGGGTAGACCTCCGCCCAGAACCCCTCGGCCACCGGGAACTGGTCGATCGCCCGGTTCAGGGTGACGACCAGCGGCGGGCGCAGCGGTGCCCTGGCCCTGGATCAAGGCGAGGCACGACCACCCCGCGCTGGAGGCGGCCTGCTCGGACAGCCTGGGCCCCGCCGCCCTGTCGGCCAAGACGCTCGGTCCGCCGACCGGGGCGCTCACCGGGGTGACGCGCCTCGGGCGCGGTCAGCGGGCGGAGACGTCCACGGTGACCGGGGACAGGGGGCAGCCCACGCAGGTCAGGACCTCGCCCGCGGCTCTCCTGGCCGGGGGGAGGCAGTTCGGCTCGGTCATCGTCACCTCGCCCGCGCGCAGCGCGACGGCGCAGTCGCCGCAGCTGCCCACGGTGCACGAGTGCGGCATCGGCAGGCCCGCCGCAAGGGCCGCGTCGAGCAGGGTCTGGCCCGGTTCGACGACGGTCGAGCCGAGGGTGCGGGCGCCGTCGACGACGAGCAGGGGTTGAGGGGCGGCGACCCTGGTCGGGGCGGCGGTGGTGTAGCGCTCGTGGTGGACGTGCTCGGGTGGGACTCCCCTGGTGGTCAGGAGTTCGCGGAAGAGGGCGACCAGGGGGTCCGGGCCGCAGGCGTAGTAGTGGGCCCGCTCGGACGGGGCGGTGGTGGTCAGCCAGGCCCCGACTCGGGTGGCGTCCAGGCGGCCCTGCTCGGCGGTGCGCGCGGAGGTGACGGTCAGGCGGTCCGGGTTGTGGCGGGCCAGGGTGGTCAGCTCGTCGGCGAAGATCTCGTCCTGCGCGGTGCGGTCGGTGCGCAGCAGGGAGATCCGGGCCGGGGCGTCGGTCGCGAGGAGGGCGCGGATCATGCTCATCAGCGGGGTGATCCCGCTGCCCGCCGCCAGCAGGACGACCTCGCGGGTCTCGGTCGGGTTCAGGTGGAACGCGCCGGACGGGCCGCGCAGCGCCAGGCGGTCGCCTGCGCGCAGGGCGGTGGTGGCGTGGGTGGAGAAGCGGCCGTCGGGGACGCGTTTGACGGTGAGCTCCAGGGTCGTGCCGCCGGGGGCGGACGACGCGGAGTAGGAGCGGCGGACCGGCTCGCCGTCGAGGTCGGCGAGGAGGGTGAAGAACTGGCCGGGGTGGAAGTCGAAGGGGCGCTCGGAGGTCAGGACGAGGGTGACGGCGTCGGGGGTTTCCCCGCGGACCTCGGTGATCTCGACCTCGTGGGGCGGGGGTTCGGCGCAGGCGGGGGTGAGGCGGACATCGCCGTAGCCCTCCTCGCGGAGGTTGGCGCGGTAGGAGCGGTTGATCACCAGGCGCAGGAACGCGCCCAGGCCGGGGATTCTGGTGAAGACGGCCAGCAGGCGGGGGACGAAGCCCTTGCGGGCGGCCAGGTTCGCGGCCAGGTGGTCGCCCGCGAGGACCATCAGGTCGGGGACCTCGCCCTGGCGGGCGTGCGCTTGCGGGGACCAGGCGCGGGAGTGGGTGAGCGCGGCGTTGGGGGTGACCTCGGCGTGCTCGACGGCGACGAGCAGCGCGGCGTGCGGCGGGATTCCGCGCAGGGCCAGGGGTTCGAGCAGGTCGGGGTCGGTGGTGATCGACGCCCGTCCGCTGACGTGCAGCACGTCGGTCCGGCCTGGGACGAGTGCGGCGAACGAGACGCGGTCGTCGCGCACGAGGTTGTGCAGGGTGTCGGCGCGCTTGTTGCCCCTGCGGTCCGGGATGGCGAGGGTGCGGGCGTCCAAAGGGTGGGCCGCGCCGCCGAGGTCGCCGCGCGGGCTGGTGTCGGAGCCACCGTCACCATCCTCTGTGGACAGTGCCAGGAACCTGGCCGCAGCGAGGAAATCAGCCACCTCGGGTGCGGACAGCGGGCCCGCGCCCTCCGGTCGTGGGGCGGGGTCGGCGGGGACGGGTGGTTGCCACAGGTCCGAGCGGATCACGGCCTGGGCGCAGTGCACGTACGCCTCCAGCACGTCCACGAGCTGCTCGTCGCCCGCGCGCCCGGCGGTCTTTCCGTTGAGCCGCAACGTCTCCCCCACGCCCGGCAGGAGGAAGGTGAACGACACCGGGCCGCGCGGGCGGGCGCCCGGCAGCGGGAACGAGATGCGGGTGGGCGAGTGGACGCGGGCGAACCCCGGCGCGCCGCCGACGAACGTCGTGCGCTGGACGCCGTCCGCGTCGCGGTGACCGAAGGCGGCGAGCGGGCAGCGGGCGAGCACGGCGCGGCAGCCCTCGTCCAGCGCGGTGATCTGCTTGGCCAGCACCGGCGCGGGCGCGCGGCCGATCACCGCCTCGACCTGCGCCACCGTGGCCAGCCGGTGCGGGGTGGTGGAGGTCATGCGTTGTTCTCGCAGCTCATGACACTATTGTGAGCATTAGCTCAGGTCTTGACTACTCGCTTTCCGCGTACCCCAGGAGGCCCCGCGTGCCGTCCGCCGATCGACGCTTGGAGCCACGTCGCAAGCCCCGCCAGGCGCGCGCCGAGCTGACCCGCGAGCGCATCCTCACCGCCGCTGCTCACGTTTTCACCGAGCACGGGTACGCGGCGGGCACCACGAACCGCATCGCCGAGCGGGCGCGCGTGTCGATCGGGTCGCTGTACCAGTACTTCCCGAACAAGGACTCGATCCTGGCCGCGCTGCTGATCCAGCACGTGGACCGGGGCGGCTGGCCGGGGTTCGAGGAGCTGGACCTGGCGCCGGGGACGCTGGGGGCGCTGGTGCGGGCGCTGGTGCGCGACGCGGTCGACCACCACCGCGACGACCCCCGGCTGCTGCGGCTGATGATCGAGGAGGCGGCGGCGTCGCAGGACCTGCTGGACGCGGTGCGGCGGCACGGGGAGCTGCGGACCGGGCAGGTGCGCGAGGTGCTGGAGCGGCACCCGGACGTGCGGGTGGGCGATCCGGGCCTGGCGGCGGACCTGGTGCTGTTCACGGTGGAGATGAACACCCACAAGTTCATGGCCGCGCCGGGGGGCACGGCGGTGGAGGTGTTCGAGGAGGAGCTGGTGGCGATGGTGACGCGGTACCTGCGGGGGTGAGGGGCCCGCCCGTTCGGGGGACAGCGTCCCGAAGAGGGTCACCTGCCGGGGTGCTTCCGGGGCGTGGGGACCGCACCGCGTTCTAGGTTCCCGGTAGCCGACCCGGCTCCCGCCACACCCCCCACGACGATTGCGAGCCCGACATGGGACCTGCTCTCCGCAGCGCGCTGGCCACCGGCGCGGCGCTGGTCGCGGTGGCCGCGCTCGGCGCCGCCCCCGCGACGGCCGAACCGCGCGGGCCGCTCGACAGTTGCGCGGCCGTGCGCGGGCTCCTGCCCGGCGCGCCCGACGGGCCGTACCTGCTGCTCACGAACCAGCGGCTGCTCGGCGTGCACTGCCACGACATGGCGGGCTCGCCGCGCGAGTACCTGGACCTCCCGGACACCGGCGGGAAGGGCAACTTCTCGCAGTACACGGCGGGCGGCGCCTCGCCGGGGACGACCGTGCGCACCACGTTCACCAAGCTGCGCGTGGACCCGGCGACGCTGACCGCCGACATCGGCGACCTGACCTTCGCCACGTCCACCGGCGGCCTCGCGCTCGGGAGCACCACCGTGACGTCGATGCCCTACGCCACGGCGATGAGCTGCGACGCGACCGCGAGCGGGGTGGCGAGCATCGACCTGCGCGGCACCGCGTTCGCCGTCTCCGACACGTTCCAGGTGGGCGGTTTCGCGGCGTCGGGCACGGCCGTGCTCGCCCCCGACGGGCAGTCCGCGGACCTCACGGGCGGCGGCTACTGCGGCTGGAACGTCCCGGCGCCCGGCTTCTACAACCCGACCAACCCGCAGCCGGGGATGACCGCGCTGGAGCTGTCCTGCGCGCCCGGCGGGCTGCTGCGCCCGAAGCCCTGCTTCGAGATCTCCTGAGCGGAACCGGCCCCAGGGCGGACGAGGCGCGGTGACCGGGCGCTCCCGGTCACCGCCGCCACCCGCCTCACTCCGCGTAGATCTCCCGGATCTGCGCGTCGAAGTCCGCGCGCACCACGTTCCGCTTCAGCTTCAGCGACGGCGTCAGGTGTCCCGACGCCTCGGTGAACTGGCCGTCCAGGACGCGGAACTCGCGGACCGCCTCGGCGCGCGACACCGCCGAGTTGCCGAGGTCCACCGCGAGCTGCACCTCCGCCAGCAGGTCCGCGTCCTCGCGGAGTTGTTGCGGCGTCAAGGCTCCCTTGCCGTTCTGCGCCGCCCAGCGGGGCAGCATCTCCTCGTCCAGGGTGATCAGGGCGGCGATGAACGGCTTCGCGTCGCCGACGACCATGCACTCCGCCACGAGCGCGTGCGCGCGGATGCGGTCCTCGATGACGGCCGGGGCGACGTTCTTGCCGCCCGACGTCACGATGATCTCCTTCTTGCGGCCGGTGATCCTGAGGTAGCCCTCCTCGTCCAGGGAGCCGAGGTCGCCGGTGCTGAACCAGCCGTCCGCGTCCAGCACGGCGGCGGTGGCCCCCGGGTTGTTCCAGTAGCCGGTGAA includes:
- a CDS encoding DUF4260 domain-containing protein; protein product: MSTTAIPESAIPGSAVPESAAPAPATPPPGVVTGRPLAWLRAEGLAVAAAALVLFAGTGQPWWLVPALFLAPDLAALGYLAGPKIGAWCYNLAHTAPLPLALAAAGTWWDSAALTVAGAIGLLHLGVDRLAKYGVKYDHSFGATHLGLHGPDRP
- a CDS encoding alpha/beta fold hydrolase yields the protein MTQHLTLDGGALAYDLTGDTGPLVVLAHGMGDSRAAYRFLAPLLVAAGHRVATVDLRGHGESSTGWPEHTRTAIAGDLVALIRHLGGPAVLVGHSISGGAATIAAATAPELVTALVELTPFTRAQAFSLGDLAHPAYRRGMLALLGMAAFGSTGSWLRYLELAYPGPRPADWDARQAEIKAMLDEPGRMKALRAMGQGTPADAGAQLANVKCPVLVVQGELDPDWVSPRAEGEAVVADLPAGLGRLAVVEGAGHYPHVQFPERVADLVLEFLVTTRA
- a CDS encoding TetR/AcrR family transcriptional regulator, whose protein sequence is MPSADRRLEPRRKPRQARAELTRERILTAAAHVFTEHGYAAGTTNRIAERARVSIGSLYQYFPNKDSILAALLIQHVDRGGWPGFEELDLAPGTLGALVRALVRDAVDHHRDDPRLLRLMIEEAAASQDLLDAVRRHGELRTGQVREVLERHPDVRVGDPGLAADLVLFTVEMNTHKFMAAPGGTAVEVFEEELVAMVTRYLRG
- a CDS encoding TetR/AcrR family transcriptional regulator, with product MPPPDASPQVARRPQRAVGRRNFDALLVAAREVFAAHGVGGSLEEVARRAGVGIGTLYRNFPTRQVLFETVYADEVDALARVADELAGHEPWEALVGWLRQFVAYSATKKALYEALNFDSPMFAGYVERVHRAGEPLLDRAQRAGAARADVSFDDVRLLVNGVGGGNYRDDAQRDRVLAMALDGIRAR
- a CDS encoding 2Fe-2S iron-sulfur cluster-binding protein codes for the protein MTSTTPHRLATVAQVEAVIGRAPAPVLAKQITALDEGCRAVLARCPLAAFGHRDADGVQRTTFVGGAPGFARVHSPTRISFPLPGARPRGPVSFTFLLPGVGETLRLNGKTAGRAGDEQLVDVLEAYVHCAQAVIRSDLWQPPVPADPAPRPEGAGPLSAPEVADFLAAARFLALSTEDGDGGSDTSPRGDLGGAAHPLDARTLAIPDRRGNKRADTLHNLVRDDRVSFAALVPGRTDVLHVSGRASITTDPDLLEPLALRGIPPHAALLVAVEHAEVTPNAALTHSRAWSPQAHARQGEVPDLMVLAGDHLAANLAARKGFVPRLLAVFTRIPGLGAFLRLVINRSYRANLREEGYGDVRLTPACAEPPPHEVEITEVRGETPDAVTLVLTSERPFDFHPGQFFTLLADLDGEPVRRSYSASSAPGGTTLELTVKRVPDGRFSTHATTALRAGDRLALRGPSGAFHLNPTETREVVLLAAGSGITPLMSMIRALLATDAPARISLLRTDRTAQDEIFADELTTLARHNPDRLTVTSARTAEQGRLDATRVGAWLTTTAPSERAHYYACGPDPLVALFRELLTTRGVPPEHVHHERYTTAAPTRVAAPQPLLVVDGARTLGSTVVEPGQTLLDAALAAGLPMPHSCTVGSCGDCAVALRAGEVTMTEPNCLPPARRAAGEVLTCVGCPLSPVTVDVSAR
- a CDS encoding SDR family oxidoreductase, with product MSETTLTGKLAVVTGASDGIGLGLARRLAALGAEVVIPVRDAAKGRAALEKIGGASSTRVLDLASLASVADLADRLTAEGRPIDLLVNNAAVMTPPTRHTTADGFELQFGTNYLGHFALVARLLPLLVAARARVTTQVSLGSMAGRVNWDDLQSERAYSPWGAYNQSKLATKLFALELDRRSRAHGWGITSNTAHPGFTATNLQKAGPTMGGARSAFDAPFRVLSRLGWPVQTVEGGLRPALHAATSPDALGGRFYGPRGLFHLTGAATEERVYRRARSESDAARLWDLSLDLADVAFAARGH
- a CDS encoding GON domain-containing protein; the protein is MGPALRSALATGAALVAVAALGAAPATAEPRGPLDSCAAVRGLLPGAPDGPYLLLTNQRLLGVHCHDMAGSPREYLDLPDTGGKGNFSQYTAGGASPGTTVRTTFTKLRVDPATLTADIGDLTFATSTGGLALGSTTVTSMPYATAMSCDATASGVASIDLRGTAFAVSDTFQVGGFAASGTAVLAPDGQSADLTGGGYCGWNVPAPGFYNPTNPQPGMTALELSCAPGGLLRPKPCFEIS
- a CDS encoding helix-turn-helix transcriptional regulator, with amino-acid sequence MRNRVELADFLRARREALQPEDVGLPRGPRRRTGGLRREEVAALSGISADYYSRIEQQRGPQPSEQVLAGIARGLHLSLDERDHLFRVGGHPAPQRHPRGDHISPGTMRILDRLADTPAQVINRVGETLAQTRPAIALMGDDTRWTGLARSAVYRWFTDPASRAVHPEEDHALHSRVYAAQFRQACGAGVPRALEIREALLARSPEFARVWAEHRVGEGYPGVKRFAHRELGLLELRCQTLVDPEQAQTLLVFTAEPGSESHEKLLLLAAVG
- a CDS encoding NADPH-dependent F420 reductase, with the protein product MRTIGIIGSGRVGGALARLAVAHGLRVVVSNSRGPETLADLVAELGPHARAATPEEAALACDLAFAAVPVRAYRDLPATALRDRTVVDAINHDPARHGHVPGLDGATTSELVQAHLSGSRVVKACNNIFSGSLLALARPSGAPDRSALPVAGDDPGARAEVAAFLDVIGYDVVDAGPLAEGWRWQPGTPAHLVHAGATVHEAVPAGVERVRAALAAATR
- a CDS encoding TetR/AcrR family transcriptional regulator; its protein translation is MPRGRLDRAAVVAAGAALADEVGFDHLAMGPLAERLGVRAPSLYKHVESLAGLKNAVSALARHEVGDVLRRAVTGRSGPDALRALADALRHWARAHPGRYAATVRSAGVDDPALALFSRCLDGFPPPDPPVDAARAFRSASHGFITLESAGGFGLPHDVDRSYRYLVDTLITGLSAVPPGGNP